In one Pseudomonas sp. Bout1 genomic region, the following are encoded:
- the aqpZ gene encoding aquaporin Z, giving the protein MSLLKRSVTEGLGTFWLVLGGCGSAVLAASSPVGIGVLGVALAFGLTVLTMAFAIGHISGCHLNPAVSVGLVVGGRFPARELPAYIISQVIGGIVAAALLYYIASGKPGFELASGLASNGYGEHSPGGYSMAAGFVCELVMTAMFVLIILGATDRRVPTGFAPIAIGLALTLIHLISIPVTNTSVNPARSTGPALIVGGWALQQLWMFWLAPILGAVVGGFTYRWLGAEKTA; this is encoded by the coding sequence ATGTCACTGTTAAAGCGTTCCGTTACGGAAGGACTGGGTACGTTTTGGCTGGTGTTGGGTGGCTGCGGCAGTGCGGTATTGGCCGCATCGTCGCCCGTTGGGATCGGGGTGCTCGGTGTGGCCCTGGCGTTCGGGCTCACGGTGCTGACCATGGCATTTGCCATCGGGCACATCAGCGGCTGCCACCTCAACCCTGCAGTGTCGGTGGGGCTGGTAGTGGGCGGAAGGTTTCCGGCCAGGGAGTTACCGGCGTACATCATCTCCCAGGTAATCGGCGGCATCGTCGCCGCAGCACTGCTGTATTACATAGCCAGCGGCAAGCCCGGGTTCGAACTGGCCTCGGGCCTGGCCAGCAATGGCTACGGCGAGCATTCACCCGGCGGTTATTCGATGGCGGCAGGGTTTGTGTGTGAGCTGGTGATGACGGCGATGTTCGTGCTGATCATCCTCGGCGCCACCGACCGCCGTGTTCCCACGGGCTTCGCGCCCATTGCCATCGGCCTGGCGCTGACGCTGATCCACCTGATCTCGATCCCGGTCACCAACACCTCGGTCAACCCGGCCCGCAGTACCGGCCCGGCATTGATCGTCGGCGGCTGGGCACTGCAGCAATTGTGGATGTTCTGGCTCGCGCCGATCCTCGGTGCGGTGGTTGGCGGCTTTACCTATCGATGGCTGGGTGCAGAAAAAACCGCCTGA
- a CDS encoding ABC transporter ATP-binding protein has translation MLYRRFEQLIDIFREPPSAAPPDKVLPFYLYYLRQVWPCFAALLVVGLIGALIEVALFSYLSRIIDLAQGTPPANFFQTHANELIWMAVVALLLRPIFGALHDLLVHQTISPGMTSLIRWQNHNYVLKQSLNFFQNDFAGRIAQRIMQTGNSLRDSAVAAVDAIWHVAIYAISALVLFAEADWRLMIPLIAWIVAYSLALRYFVPRVKERSVISSEARSKLMGRIVDGYTNITTLKLFAHTNFEQNYAREAIVEQTEKTQLASRVVTSMDIVITTMNGLLIVTTTGLALWLWTQSLISVGAIALATGLVIRIVNMSGWIMWVVNGIFENIGMVQDGLKTIAQPLAVTDLENAPRLEVPHGEVRFDQVDFHYGKKSGIIAGLNLDIKPGEKIGLIGPSGAGKSTLVNLLLRLYDLQGGRILIDGQNIAEVAQETLREQIGMITQDTSLLHRSIRDNLLYGKPDATDEELWAAVHKARADEFIPLLSDAEGRTGLDAHVGERGVKLSGGQRQRIAIARVLLKDAPILIMDEATSALDSEVEAAIQESLETLMQGKTVIAIAHRLSTIARMDRLVVLEKGQIAETGSHAQLLAHGGLYARLWQHQTGGFVGID, from the coding sequence ATGCTCTATCGTCGTTTTGAACAACTGATCGACATCTTCCGCGAACCTCCCAGCGCGGCCCCTCCCGATAAAGTCCTGCCGTTCTACCTCTATTACCTGCGCCAGGTGTGGCCATGCTTTGCCGCCTTGCTGGTGGTGGGCCTGATCGGCGCGCTGATCGAAGTGGCGCTGTTCAGCTACCTGAGCCGCATCATCGATTTGGCCCAAGGCACGCCGCCGGCCAACTTCTTCCAGACCCACGCCAACGAGCTGATCTGGATGGCCGTGGTCGCCCTGCTGCTGCGCCCGATTTTCGGCGCCCTGCATGACCTGCTGGTGCACCAGACCATCAGCCCCGGCATGACCAGCCTGATCCGCTGGCAGAACCACAACTATGTGCTCAAGCAGAGCCTGAATTTTTTCCAGAACGACTTCGCCGGGCGCATTGCCCAGCGCATCATGCAAACCGGCAACTCATTGCGCGACTCCGCAGTGGCCGCCGTGGATGCGATCTGGCACGTGGCGATCTACGCCATCAGCGCCCTGGTGCTGTTCGCCGAAGCCGATTGGCGCCTGATGATCCCGCTGATTGCCTGGATCGTCGCCTACAGCCTGGCCCTGCGATACTTCGTACCAAGGGTCAAGGAACGCTCGGTGATTTCCTCCGAGGCGCGCTCCAAACTCATGGGGCGGATTGTCGACGGCTATACCAACATCACCACCTTGAAGCTGTTCGCTCATACGAACTTCGAGCAGAACTACGCCAGGGAAGCCATCGTCGAGCAGACCGAGAAAACCCAGCTGGCCAGCCGCGTCGTGACCAGCATGGACATCGTGATTACCACCATGAACGGCCTGCTGATCGTCACCACCACGGGCCTGGCCCTGTGGCTGTGGACCCAATCCCTGATTTCGGTGGGCGCCATTGCCCTGGCCACCGGTTTGGTGATTCGTATCGTCAACATGTCCGGCTGGATCATGTGGGTGGTCAACGGTATTTTTGAAAACATCGGTATGGTCCAGGACGGCCTGAAAACCATCGCCCAGCCGCTGGCAGTGACCGACCTGGAGAATGCCCCGCGCCTTGAGGTACCCCATGGCGAGGTGCGGTTCGACCAAGTGGACTTCCACTACGGCAAGAAGAGCGGAATCATCGCGGGCCTGAACCTGGACATTAAGCCGGGTGAAAAGATCGGCCTGATCGGTCCGTCCGGCGCGGGTAAATCCACCCTGGTCAACCTGCTGCTGCGCCTGTACGACCTGCAGGGCGGACGCATCCTGATCGACGGCCAGAACATCGCCGAAGTCGCCCAGGAAACCCTGCGCGAACAGATCGGCATGATCACCCAGGACACCTCGCTGCTGCACCGTTCGATCCGCGACAACCTGCTGTATGGCAAGCCGGACGCCACCGACGAAGAACTCTGGGCCGCGGTGCACAAGGCCCGCGCCGATGAGTTCATCCCACTGCTGTCGGACGCCGAGGGCCGCACCGGCCTGGACGCGCACGTCGGCGAGCGCGGGGTCAAACTCTCCGGCGGGCAACGCCAGCGCATCGCCATTGCGCGGGTGCTGCTCAAAGACGCGCCAATCCTGATCATGGACGAGGCCACCTCGGCGCTGGATTCGGAAGTCGAAGCGGCGATCCAGGAAAGCCTGGAAACCCTGATGCAGGGCAAGACGGTGATTGCCATCGCTCACCGGCTTTCCACCATTGCGAGAATGGACAGGCTGGTGGTGCTGGAAAAAGGCCAGATTGCCGAGACCGGCAGCCATGCCCAATTGCTCGCACACGGCGGTTTGTATGCACGATTGTGGCAACACCAGACCGGCGGGTTCGTGGGAATAGACTGA
- a CDS encoding peptidylprolyl isomerase A has protein sequence MLKKIAFFAGSVLFAANLMAAEPAKAPHVLITTTNGDIEIELDPVKAPISTKNFLAYVDKGFYTNTIFHRVIPGFMVQGGGFTQQMSQKPTEAPIKNEASNGLHNVRGTLSMARTNDPNSATSQFFINVADNAFLDPGRDAGYAVFAKVVKGMDVVDIIVNSQTTTKQGMQNVPIDPVLIKSAKRID, from the coding sequence ATGCTGAAAAAAATCGCCTTCTTTGCCGGTTCCGTGCTGTTCGCTGCCAACCTGATGGCGGCCGAACCCGCCAAGGCACCCCACGTATTGATCACCACCACCAATGGCGACATCGAAATCGAGCTGGACCCGGTCAAGGCCCCGATCAGTACCAAGAACTTCCTGGCGTATGTCGACAAGGGCTTCTACACCAACACTATTTTTCACCGGGTAATCCCGGGGTTCATGGTGCAGGGCGGTGGTTTCACCCAGCAAATGTCGCAAAAGCCAACCGAAGCACCGATCAAGAACGAGGCCAGCAACGGCCTGCATAATGTGCGTGGCACCCTGTCGATGGCCCGTACCAACGACCCGAATTCCGCCACCAGCCAATTCTTCATCAACGTTGCAGACAATGCCTTCCTCGACCCGGGCCGCGATGCCGGTTACGCAGTGTTCGCCAAAGTGGTCAAGGGCATGGACGTGGTCGACATCATCGTCAACTCGCAAACCACCACCAAACAGGGCATGCAGAACGTGCCAATCGATCCTGTCCTGATCAAGTCGGCCAAGCGCATCGACTGA
- a CDS encoding alpha/beta hydrolase: MAYFEHEGCTLHYEEYGHGTPLILIHGLGSSCLDWELQVPVLSQHYRLVVVDVRGHGRSDKPRERYSIAGFTADLVALIEHLQLPPAHVVGLSMGGMIAFQLAVDEPHRLRSLCIVNSAPQVKVRTASDYWQWAKRWSLARILSLDTIGKALGSMLFPKPEQAELRRKMAERWAKNDKRAYLASFDAIVGWGVQEQLSRISCPTLVISADHDYTPVAQKEIYVKLLLDARLVVIEDSRHATPLDQPEHFNNTLLDFLKTVETTTQDH, translated from the coding sequence ATGGCCTATTTCGAACATGAAGGTTGCACCCTGCATTACGAGGAATATGGCCACGGCACGCCGCTGATCCTGATCCACGGCCTGGGCTCCAGCTGCCTGGACTGGGAGTTGCAAGTACCCGTGCTGTCCCAACACTACCGGCTGGTGGTGGTGGACGTGCGCGGCCACGGCCGCTCCGACAAACCCCGGGAACGCTACAGCATCGCCGGCTTCACCGCCGACCTGGTGGCCTTGATCGAACACCTGCAACTGCCCCCGGCCCATGTGGTTGGCCTGTCCATGGGCGGCATGATTGCCTTCCAGTTGGCAGTAGACGAACCGCACAGGCTCAGGAGCCTGTGCATCGTCAACAGCGCACCTCAGGTCAAGGTGCGCACGGCCAGCGATTATTGGCAGTGGGCCAAGCGCTGGAGCCTGGCGCGCATCCTCAGCCTGGACACCATCGGCAAAGCCCTGGGCAGCATGCTGTTTCCCAAGCCCGAACAGGCCGAACTGCGGCGCAAGATGGCCGAACGCTGGGCAAAAAACGACAAACGTGCTTACCTCGCCAGCTTCGATGCGATTGTTGGCTGGGGCGTACAGGAACAACTTTCAAGAATTTCCTGTCCAACCCTGGTCATCAGCGCCGACCACGACTACACCCCCGTGGCGCAGAAAGAAATCTATGTAAAACTGCTACTCGATGCGCGACTGGTGGTGATCGAGGATTCCCGCCATGCCACGCCGCTGGACCAACCCGAACACTTCAATAACACCCTGCTCGATTTTCTCAAGACAGTCGAAACCACAACCCAGGATCACTGA
- a CDS encoding LysR family transcriptional regulator yields the protein MKAPRVTLDQWRTLQAVVDHGGFAQAAEALHRSQSSVSYTVARMQDQLGVPLLRIDGRKAVLTEAGEVLLRRSRQLVKNASQLEDLAHHMEQGWEAEVRLVVDAAYPNARLVRALTAFMPQSRGCRVRLREEVLSGVEELLMDGMADLAICGFIIPGYLGTEMSDVEFVAVAHPEHPLHQLHRELSFQDLESHMQVVIRDSGRQQPRDVGWLGAEQRWTVGSLPTAATFVSSGLGFAWLPRHLIERELKEGLLKLLPLERGGSRNPTFYLYSNKDKPLGPATQILVELLRTFDTAPLDAPFAAPQQA from the coding sequence TTGAAAGCGCCCCGCGTTACCCTTGATCAATGGCGCACCTTGCAAGCCGTGGTCGATCATGGCGGCTTCGCCCAGGCGGCCGAAGCGCTGCACCGCTCGCAGTCCTCGGTGAGCTACACCGTGGCCCGCATGCAAGACCAGCTCGGCGTGCCGCTGCTGCGTATCGACGGGCGCAAGGCGGTACTGACCGAAGCCGGCGAAGTGCTGTTGCGCCGCTCCCGGCAACTGGTGAAAAATGCCAGCCAACTGGAAGACCTGGCCCACCATATGGAGCAAGGCTGGGAGGCCGAGGTGCGGCTGGTGGTCGATGCCGCTTACCCCAACGCCCGCCTGGTACGCGCGCTCACCGCCTTTATGCCGCAAAGCCGCGGCTGCCGGGTACGCCTGCGCGAAGAGGTGCTGTCCGGTGTCGAAGAGCTGCTGATGGACGGCATGGCAGACCTTGCCATCTGCGGTTTCATCATTCCGGGTTACCTGGGTACGGAAATGAGCGACGTCGAATTTGTCGCCGTGGCGCACCCCGAACATCCGCTGCATCAATTGCACCGCGAACTAAGCTTCCAGGACCTGGAAAGCCACATGCAGGTGGTGATCCGCGACTCCGGCCGCCAGCAGCCGCGGGACGTTGGCTGGCTAGGCGCTGAACAGCGCTGGACCGTCGGCAGCCTGCCCACTGCCGCTACCTTCGTCAGCAGCGGCCTGGGTTTTGCCTGGCTACCTCGGCACCTGATCGAGCGCGAACTCAAGGAGGGCCTGCTCAAGTTGCTGCCCCTTGAACGAGGCGGCAGCCGCAACCCAACGTTCTACCTTTATTCGAACAAGGACAAACCCCTGGGCCCGGCCACGCAGATTCTCGTCGAGTTGTTGCGCACCTTCGACACTGCTCCACTGGACGCGCCTTTCGCCGCACCGCAGCAAGCCTGA
- a CDS encoding 3-phosphoglycerate kinase: protein MRKFCCVLLALLPLSAFAFTTDVTKDIQGVKIDYSASDVDSNISSIQLTNYGPNDAECKVRFTNGPEAPRTRKVTVAAGKTTNTTVNFSRAVIKMRIQLTCAPK, encoded by the coding sequence ATGAGAAAATTCTGTTGTGTACTGCTGGCGCTGCTGCCGTTGAGTGCGTTCGCCTTTACTACCGATGTGACGAAAGACATCCAGGGCGTGAAGATCGACTACAGCGCGTCGGACGTCGACAGCAATATCAGTTCGATCCAGCTCACCAACTACGGCCCCAATGACGCCGAGTGCAAGGTACGCTTTACCAACGGCCCGGAAGCCCCGCGTACCCGCAAGGTCACCGTCGCGGCCGGGAAAACCACCAACACCACGGTCAATTTCAGCCGTGCCGTTATCAAGATGCGTATCCAGCTGACGTGCGCACCGAAATAA
- a CDS encoding FMN-dependent NADH-azoreductase produces the protein MARVLIIESSARQQDSISRQLTQQFISQWKVAHPADLITVRDLAINPVPHLDANLLGGWMKPAEQRSTVEQASLDRSNELTDELLAADVLVMAAPMYNFAIPSTLKAWLDHVLRAGVTFKYTATGPQGLLTDKRAFVLTARGGIHAGGSTDHQEPYLRQVMGFIGIHDVTFIHAEGVNLGGDFQEKGVNQAKALLAQVA, from the coding sequence ATGGCCCGTGTTCTGATCATCGAAAGCAGCGCCCGTCAGCAGGATTCAATCTCCCGCCAACTGACCCAACAATTCATCAGCCAATGGAAAGTTGCCCATCCGGCTGACCTGATCACCGTGCGTGACCTCGCTATCAACCCCGTTCCACACCTGGACGCCAACCTGCTGGGCGGCTGGATGAAACCTGCCGAGCAGCGCAGCACGGTTGAGCAGGCTTCCCTGGACCGCTCCAACGAACTGACCGATGAGCTGCTGGCCGCCGATGTATTGGTCATGGCCGCACCGATGTACAACTTTGCGATTCCCAGCACCCTCAAAGCCTGGCTGGACCATGTGTTGCGTGCCGGTGTGACCTTCAAATACACCGCCACCGGTCCCCAAGGCCTGCTGACCGACAAGCGCGCCTTTGTGCTGACCGCCCGCGGCGGCATCCATGCCGGCGGCAGCACCGATCACCAGGAACCGTACCTGCGTCAGGTCATGGGTTTTATCGGCATTCACGACGTCACTTTCATTCACGCCGAAGGGGTGAACCTGGGCGGCGATTTCCAGGAAAAAGGCGTGAACCAGGCCAAGGCTTTGCTGGCACAGGTGGCGTGA